A single window of Pyrus communis chromosome 10, drPyrComm1.1, whole genome shotgun sequence DNA harbors:
- the LOC137747016 gene encoding cyclic nucleotide-gated ion channel 1-like: protein MTSAHVRQPSGARAGRNPPAWSSSLLGLARQPTLDFLPLAISDLGRWNTLEEGEASKEDGGHTSRTTAERPTIEAQRHQPKIFFPSWDIIFIVSSAFSLFIDPLICYIPVIVEKDTCYIWDQPLMWTFLALRSIGDLFYVMDIVVFLKRFNTKLSAKSSARASSRKTIDDHHLSTVRSFIQKKPVRFLAILIHIWVALPFLQAILLIGKYTNFDNSTLISLIPFQYILRAYNHYKWLTRRANVETVTRRLLKAMLDFLPFIMASHLYGSMWYFFAVDREIICWEDYCLHEKICDRNVVNYFFYCGDNTQQNNQEINLPRLKLSCPIELPKNMTSFPFDYGIFLPALQSNMSTSRDLLRKILQCFWWGLRNLSSFGSNLQTSFDATEIVFSVVISISGLALFLVYLNSRVQGFQKIAEQRKLRQKMKTTYPVLIEQIFIMCPLRMDSLKKVPILGSKDETVLKAFCQHLKSVMFTEDAYIIRQGEPLRKMLFIRRGTALAYTTSKGATSVCKCLQKNDFYGEELLIWALKYASFPELPICTTTVVSESKVEAFSITASHLKSIVAKLWWHFRRDLPHSQVEYFAASSIQASWRRHHAQKLRDQSAGTNN, encoded by the exons ATGACGTCAGCCCACGTCAGACAGCCCTCGGGCGCTCGGGCTGGCAGGAATCCACCGGCCTGGAGCTCGAGCCTGCTCGGGCTCGCTCGCCAGCCAACGCTGGACTTCCTCCCTCTGGCAATCAG TGATCTAGGTCGTTGGAATACTTTAGAGGAGGGGGAAGCTTCCAAGGAAGATGGGGGACACACAAGTAGAACTACTGCAGAAAGGCCAACAATTGAGGCACAACGTCATCAACCAAAAATATTCTTTCCATCGTGGGATATTATCTTTATAGTATCATCTGCATTTTCTCTCTTCATTGATCCCTTGATCTGCTATATTCCGGTCATCGTCGAGAAAGACACTTGCTATATTTGGGACCAACCGTTGATGTGGACATTTTTGGCCTTACGATCAATCGGAGATCTCTTTTATGTTATGGACATTGTTGTTTTTCTGAAGAGATTTAACACCAAACTTAGTGCCAAGTCTTCTGCAAGGGCCTCTTCCAGAAAAACCATTGATGATCATCATTTGTCAACAGTTCGTAGTTTCATCCAAAAGAAACCAGTTAGGTTCTTAGCCATTCTAATTCACATTTGGGTTGCTCTTCCCTTTCTACAG GCAATTTTGCTCATTGGAAAGTATACAAACTTCGATAATTCTACGCTTATTTCACTAATTCCATTCCAGTATATACTGAGGGCTTATAACCACTACAAATGGCTTACTCGGCGTGCTAACGTAGAGACTGTAACAAGAAGATTGCTTAAAGCTATGTTAGACTTCCTTCCGTTCATCATGGCCTCTCAT CTTTACGGATCCATGTGGTACTTCTTTGCTGTGGATCGAGAGATAATATGTTGGGAGGATTATTGTCTGCATGAAAAAATATGTGATCGGAACGTAGTTAATTATTTCTTCTATTGTGGTGATAATACTCAGCAAAACAATCAGGAGATCAATCTCCCACGTTTAAAACTATCATGCCCTATAGAACTTCCAAAAAATATGACATCTTTCCCTTTCGATTATGGTATATTTCTTCCTGCTCTCCAATCTAATATGTCGACGTCAAGAGATCTTCTAAGAAAGATCTTGCAATGTTTTTGGTGGGGCTTGCGAAATCTGAG TTCTTTTGGTTCAAACCTTCAGACCAGTTTTGACGCGACCGAAATTGTCTTTTCAGTTGTGATCTCTATAAGCGGCTTGGCACTATTTTTAGTATATCTGAATTCGAGGGTGCAG GGATTCCAAAAAATAGCCGAGCAGCGCAAATTGAGACAGAAGATGAAAACGACATATCCAGTCCTAATAGAACAAATATTTATTATGTGCCCTCTCCGTATGGATTCACTAAAGAAA GTTCCAATTCTTGGAAGTAAAGATGAAACAGTGTTGAAAGCATTTTGTCAGCACCTAAAGTCGGTGATGTTTACTGAGGATGCGTACATTATACGACAGGGTGAACCGTTGCGGAAGATGTTGTTCATCCGGCGAGGCACTGCTTTGGCCTACACAACTAGTAAAGGTGCCACGAGTGTTTGCAAATGCCTTCAGAAAAATGATTTCTATGGGGAAGAACTTCTAATTTGGGCATTGAAATATGCCTCGTTTCCTGAGTTGCCTATCTGCACTACAACCGTTGTGTCCGAATCAAAAGTTGAAGCATTTTCAATCACGGCAAGCCACTTGAAGTCTATAGTCGCTAAGTTATGGTGGCACTTTAGAAGGGATCTTCCTCACTCTCAGGTGGAGTATTTTGCAGCTTCTTCCATTCAAGCATCCTGGCGCCGCCACCATGCACAAAAGCTAAGAGATCAATCGGCTGGGACAAATAATTAG